AGTTGCAGGTGATCGTGCTGCGGCCGACCTACATGATCGGGCGCAACGTGCATTCGTTCTTCGCCTACTATCTGGACTCCCCGGTGTGCCCCTATATTTCGGGAACTGATCCGCTCATTAACCTGATTCACTCGACGGATGTCGTGCGGGCGCTTCAGCGCAGCATCAGGCAGCCTGTCGCAGGCGTATTCAATATTGCGGGGCGCGATACCAAGACGATCGGGGAATTTGTGGAACTGGCCGGGCATCCAAGGGTGCCGGTGCCGGAATTTGCTATCGAAACGGCATGGGAAGCGGTTCGGCGCGTGCGCTGGAACAAACACCGCTTCCCGTTGAGCGCAGCGCCGCTGCGTTACAACTGCGTTCTCTCCGGGGAGCGCGCGAAACACGAGCTCGACTTCGAGCCCGAGCGCCACGTCAAATTCAGCGAAGTCTAGCTATCGAGCTTTTCGCGCAGGCGGCGCACCAGATCATCGAACCCGTGGTCGGTGATGATCTGGCCGAAGGAACTCTTGTAGTTTTCGATCAAGCCCACATCGTCGAGAATGTAGTCGATGATCTGCCACTCTTTGCCTTTTTTGCGAAAGACGTATTCCATCATGATCTCTTCATCGTTCTTGATGATGAGTGTGCTGACGATGGTGTTCCCGTTCTCGTCGACCTCTTCGCCTTCGTAGTTGATCTCGCCCTCGAGCAGGGTCTTGAGAGATTCCTCGGAAGAGGCGTTGCGGCGTGTCACCTTGGTGAAGACGTCGATGTAGTCCTTGAGCTTGGCCTGGGGAATGCCCTTGCTGTGTCGTCCAAGGGATTCCATCGCAATGTATTCGTAGTCGAACAGCTCGCTGAGCACGTCCTCGATGTGCGCGCGCTTCTTCGCATCCAGCGGCAGGGGGTTCTGCTTGAGGAAGGTGCGCACTTCCTTGTCGCGATCGCGCAGGATCGCCATGGGCGAGGCCTCGGCCGAAGCTGTGCGAACGGCAACCAGGACAAACATGAGGCTGAGAGTGGCGGTGAGTAGTTTCTTCACGTGATTACTCCTCGGTGACGGGCAGCGGAAGCGCGGCTTCTTCCTTGAGCCTGGAGTAGGCTGAGTGGTAGTCGAACACCGCCTCCAGA
This Chrysiogenia bacterium DNA region includes the following protein-coding sequences:
- a CDS encoding ABC transporter substrate-binding protein, translated to MKKLLTATLSLMFVLVAVRTASAEASPMAILRDRDKEVRTFLKQNPLPLDAKKRAHIEDVLSELFDYEYIAMESLGRHSKGIPQAKLKDYIDVFTKVTRRNASSEESLKTLLEGEINYEGEEVDENGNTIVSTLIIKNDEEIMMEYVFRKKGKEWQIIDYILDDVGLIENYKSSFGQIITDHGFDDLVRRLREKLDS